From Salvia splendens isolate huo1 chromosome 3, SspV2, whole genome shotgun sequence, a single genomic window includes:
- the LOC121794186 gene encoding uncharacterized protein LOC121794186 isoform X2, translating to MATDSNEYISPKLIRTLNLIVSIQTRSYANPNSPANRNRMDAVVNSALEEICCGAAEGLNLSDLWVKIGPTLAARGLPICPNLKRAVWENLAEIPELNLVASNGASSKLAEALLNYTAEECEQMDVKIVAPEAMRRSFIGLYDVGTSESSLADIQRFILERLAVARNNGIAQNDLTKELQIPANNLCYQFKTLETKGLIVKQPTVIRKNGSIVSTNMLYLARYARHFGSQQRLEITRTDQMLMGGEGADGHNNGILAESVSVKDFIPALKAICDKLEKAEGKVLVVSDIKKDLGYRGPHGHRSWRNICQRLKDTRVVEECRTIIKNKEVDCLRLLQSFSTSLFEPRPHGRGSDDMDIEESQILSKRGLVTEEVVELPILRQVYDMIDAAGSKGLTTTEVCKRLGLCCKEYHKRYFKLLMSIFGVHSLKESHKKGEVFRLWTSCNFKPEASNMTPIEGETVRQGVIESKSPPVNQYLLKDSSQPVKMLDTSMYVGNNNGDNESVNDAAGKTEASNCMTVDECSTGPLVLCNTQSSDVEQCTGVLAEEPLQGSMPVPNFNVPDTHHLALVNSPKRRSHPRSSSLAFHASSSRKEQHILKILEEEKILLKPELHRHLESLETEKNTVMDRKTLERILNKIQKEGNCKCIHVSVPGVTNCGRSRTTEVVLHPSVYNVSSELLTQIHDKMRCFDIQLRKEAYMLQKKSKSVPILDNVQRIPCSVQGQPEHAGLMRANGFVLAKMVRTRLLHTFLWGSVCSSPGWDQALFFSDHSRDLENPHSSCKLFELNLSIRSMPLELFLQVVGSTEKLDVLEECKRGLLLRDLPMEKQNCLIDTRASNRLSYLVDILRRLKLIRLMSKGNAEDGSSSLHTTLTYALEFKPYLEEPTSTVSSSGHLADLRPQIRHDFVLSSKKAVDEYWGTLEYCYAAAKSKAALLAFPGSAVSQIFHPKSWASARVMTAAQRAELLKRIAQDGSKKKLSFKDCEKIAEDLNLTLQQVLRFYDDKRRQYAARPTSSVDAEGEELQAVNRKRTRKRRRSSDRISSKLANEHSGLEAANSLLDPDNQPTVEQGASTATMKDDDDLSQRNSERLSEEDKGVYSFKRALSRLNPARQKKFFWSEEAERQLVIAYARHRAARGVKFHRTEWVSISNLPAPPDACKRRMALLNSFIPFREAVMKLCTILSDQYAKYIEKFQDKMSINADSEEMIRGPASEEAGMLEKWANFDEDIIKVALDDVLRCKRLAKLNAARETFPEQEISVHDDIEDCGQSGQLSSTEQRLRKKLHINTGATILRQIHESVAVANAVELFKLIFLSKSKAPEAPTLLAETLRRYSEHDLCAAFNYLREKKIMIGGGSGQFELSQTFLHSITSTEFPADTGSRAAKLALWLHERENDLVEEGIEAPSDLQCGEVFSLCALLSSEPDGGSPQKLRKTFAGDSEMSSRREKGFASIKLCLKRETIPRIMAIDSLGKVNMYPAPFLGGKDQSNISSALDDIADHASDIIDTGTIDHPTFQLSESQWEAMTDYAKHLFSSCSYEVNSLLLQPDLFKTLYSAIQKSGDNGLRMKEIQKFLNVKEEKILEVIIDVLEAFGRALKVNAYNSVHVVDSLYRSKYFLTSIDDRVAHHLKSQRKTKDGLPSPLNLDNQRENLAASEDKINTNDIEGHRVTILNCPIDVTDPPEAASTKVTRVENLECCSTHSNRICRPLLPWMNGDGTINELIYNRLLRRVLGIVVLNPGILEDEIINRMQGLNPQSCRQLLQMMILNNHITTRKMQQMTSSQPPSILANLLGDKCKKSKLVCRVHFFANPSTTTFL from the exons ATGGCAACAGATAGCAATGAATATATTTCCCCCAAACTGATTCGAACCCTAAACCTAATTGTTTCCATACAAACGCGCTCGTATGCAAATCCCAATTCCCCCGCCAATAGAAACCGCATGGACGCCGTAGTCAACTCAGCACTAGAAGAGATATGCTGCGGAGCAGCTGAGGGGCTCAATCTCAGCGACCTATGGGTGAAAATCGGTCCAACTCTCGCTGCCCGCGGCCTCCCCATCTGCCCGAACTTGAAGCGGGCAGTGTGGGAGAATCTGGCTGAGATACCGGAGCTGAATCTTGTGGCGAGCAACGGCGCCTCGTCCAAGCTCGCTGAGGCCCTACTCAATTATACAGCTGAAGAGTGCGAGCAGATGGATGTCAAAATTGTGGCTCCTGAAGCGATGAGGAGAAGTTTTATCGGACTCTACGATGTTGGAACGTCGGAATCGTCTTTGGCTGACATTCAGCGCTTCATTCTCGAACGCCTCGCTGTTGCCCG GAACAATGGGATTGCTCAGAATGATCTTACCAAGGAATTACAAATTCCTGCTAACAACTTATGCTACCAATTTAAGACACTTGAAACCAAAGGATTGATAGTAAAGCAGCCAACTGTTATTAGGAAGAATGGTAGCATTGTGTCCACGAATATGCTATATCTTGCTCGTTATGCAAGGCATTTCGGTTCTCAGCAGAGGCTTGAAATCACTAGGACAGATCAGATGTTGATGGGTGGGGAGGGTGCAGACGGTCATAATAACGGAATTCTGGCCGAGAGTGTATCTGTCAAAGATTTCATACCAGCACTGAAAGCCATCTGCGACAAACTTGAAAAAGCTGAGGGCAAG GTTCTGGTTGTCTCAGATATAAAAAAAGACCTTGGTTATCGGGGGCCTCATGGTCACAGAAGTTGGAGAAAT ATATGTCAGAGGTTGAAAGATACTCGAGTGGTAGAAGAGTGTCGTACAATAATCAAGAATAAG GAGGTTGATTGTTTACGTCTACTTCAAAGTTTCTCAACATCACTTTTTGAGCCAAGACCTCATGGGCGTGGATCTGATGATATGGACATAGAAGAATCACAAATTTTGTCAAAGAGAGGACTAGTTACTGAAGAAGTTGTAGAGCTTCCCATCTTGCGTCAGGTGTATGACATGATTGATGCTGCAGGGTCAAAAGGAttaaccactacagaa GTATGTAAAAGGCTTGGACTATGCTGTAAGGAGTACCACAAGCGATATTTTAAACTGTTGATGTCTATATTTGGTGTTCATTCTTTAAAGGAAAGCCACAAAAAAGGCGAGGTCTTCCGACTTTGGACATCTTGTAACTTCAAACCAGAAGCATCCAACATGACACCCATTGAAGGAGAAACAGTTCGTCAGGGAGTTATTGAATCTAAATCACCACCTGTGAACCAGTACCTTCTTAAGGATTCATCTCAGCCTGTGAAGATGCTAGATACTTCTATGTATGTAGGGAATAACAATGGAGATAATGAAAGTGTGAATGATGCAGCTGGCAAAACTGAAGCTTCTAACTGTATGACTGTGGATGAATGTTCTACTGGTCCGCTTGTTTTATGCAATACACAGAGTTCTGATGTGGAGCAATGCACTGGGGTACTTGCCGAGGAACCATTGCAGGGAAGTATGCCAGTACCTAACTTTAATGTGCCAGACACACACCATCTTGCTCTTGTAAATTCTCCAAAGCGTCGATCACATCCAAGGTCTTCCAGTCTTGCATTTCATGCATCCAGCTCACGGAAGGAGCAGCATATACTCAAGATTTTGGAG GAGGAGAAAATCCTATTAAAACCTGAGCTCCACAGGCATCTTGAGAGTCTAGAGACGGAAAAGAACACAGTGATGGATAGGAAGACCTTGGAACGTATTCTTAATAAAATTCAGAAAGAAGGAAATTGTAAATGCATCCATGTGAGTGTCCCAGGCGTGACAAATTGTGGTCGCAGCAGGACAACAGAAGTTGTCCTCCATCCTTCAGTTTATAATGTCTCATCTGAATTATTGACTCAAATCCATGATAAGATGAGGTGTTTTGACATCCAACTGCGGAAGGAAGCATATATGCTGCAGAAGAAAAGCAAATCAGTTCCTATATTAGACAATGTGCAGAGAATCCCCTGTAGCGTGCAGGGCCAACCAGAGCATGCAGGATTGATGCGTGCTAATGGATTTGTGCTGGCAAAAATGGTCAGGACAAGGCTTCTTCACACCTTTCTTTGGGGTTCGGTCTGCAGTTCCCCTGGTTGGGATCAAGCTTTATTCTTTAGTGACCATTCTCGTGATTTAGAAAATCCACACAGCTCTTGTAAGTTATTTGAGTTAAATCTATCAATTAGGTCAATGCCACTTGAACTGTTTTTACAAGTAGTTGGATCTACTGAAAAGTTGGATGTGCTCGAGGAGTGTAAAAGAGGCTTGTTACTTCGTGATCTTCCTATGGAAAAACAAAATTGCCTGATAGATACTCGAGCATCTAATCGCTTGTCGTATCTAGTCGACATACTACGGCGTTTGAAG CTCATTCGTCTAATGAGCAAGGGGAATGCAGAAGATGGATCCAGCAGCCTCCACACTACTCTTACTTATGCATTGGAATTTAAGCCTTACCTTGAGGAACCAACATCAACTGTTTCATCATCTGGCCATTTAGCTGATCTGCGCCCTCAAATCAGACATGATTTTGTCCTTTCGAGCAAAAAAGCTGTTGATGAATACTGGGGTACTCTGGAGTATTGTTATGCTGCAGCTAAATCAAAGGCCGCATTACTCGCATTTCCAGGATCTGCAGTTAGTCAG ATATTTCATCCAAAATCATGGGCATCTGCCCGGGTCATGACAGCTGCCCAGCGAGCAGAACTTCTGAAGCGCATAGCTCAAGATGGCTCAAAGAAGAAGCTTTCATTCAAAGACTGTGAGAAGATTGCTGAAGATCTCAATTTGACACTGCAGCAG GTGCTCCGTTTCTATGATGACAAGAGGCGGCAGTATGCTGCTAGACCTACGAGTTCTGTGGATGCTGAAGGTGAAGAGCTTCAGGCAGTCAACAGAAAACGTACACGGAAGAGGAGGCGTTCATCAGACAGAATTTCCTCAAAGCTTGCAAATGAACATTCAGGTCTGGAGGCAGCTAATTCTTTGTTAGATCCAGATAATCAGCCTACTGTAGAACAAGGTGCTTCGACTGCTACTATGAAAGATGATGATGACCTGTCTCAGAGAAATTCTGAAAGGTTGAGTGAAGAAGATAAGGGGGTCTATTCTTTCAAGCGAGCACTATCACGGTTGAACCCAGCGCGACAGAAAAAGTTTTTTTGGTCAGAGGAGGCTGAGAG GCAATTAGTGATTGCATATGCTAGACACCGAGCTGCTCGGGGGGTAAAATTTCACCGTACAGAATGGGTGTCAATTTCAAATCTCCCAGCACCTCCTGATGCGTGCAAAAGAAGAATGGCGTTGTTAAATAGTTTTATCCCTTTCAGAGAGGCTGTTATGAAACTATGCACTATTCTTTCAGACCAATATGCAAAGTACATTGAGAAGTTCCAGGACAAGATGTCGATTAATGCAGATTCTGAAGAGATGATTCGTGGTCCTGCCTCTGAAGAAGCTGGCATGCTTGAGAAATGGGCTAATTTTGATGAGGATATTATTAAGGTTGCATTGGATGATGTCTTAAGATGCAAAAGATTAGCTAAGCTGAATGCTGCTCGAGAAACGTTCCCGGAGCAGGAAATAAGCGTGCATGAT GACATCGAAGATTGTGGTCAGAGTGGTCAATTATCAAGCACCGAGCAACGTCTTAGAAAAAAATTGCATATAAATACGGGTGCAACAATTTTGAGACAGATACATGAATCAGTTGCTGTTGCAAATGCTGTGGAGCTATTTAAGCTCATCTTTCTAAGCAAATCAAAAGCTCCAGAAGCACCAACTTTGCTGGCCGAAACACTACGTCGTTATTCTGAGCATGACCTCTGTGCTGCTTTTAATTActtgagagagaagaaaattATG ATTGGAGGTGGCAGTGGTCAATTTGAATTATCACAGACCTTCTTGCATAGTATCACTTCAACTGAATTTCCCGCTGATACTGGAAGCAGAGCTGCTAAGCTTGCTCTCTGGCTTCATGAGAGAGAAAATGATTTAGTCGAAGAGGGCATTGAAGCTCCATCAGATCTCCAGTGTGGTGAAGTATTCTCTTTATGTGCACTACTATCTTCAG AGCCTGATGGTGGATCAccacaaaaattaagaaaaacatTTGCTGGGGACAGTGAGATGAGTTCTCGGAGAGAAAAAGGCTTTGCCAGCATAAAGTTATGCTTGAAACGTGAAACAATTCCAAGAATAATGGCCATCGACTCGCTCGGAAAGGTGAACATGTATCCAGCCCCATTTCTTGGTGGAAAAGATCAAAGCAATATTTCGTCTGCTTTGGATGACATTGCTGATCATGCAAGTGATATTATTGATACTGGGACGATAGATCATCCCACTTTCCAGCTTAGTGAATCTCAATGGGAAGCTATGACGGACTATGCCAAGCATCTATTTTCTTCATGTTCTTATGAAGTAAATAGTCTGTTGCTTCAACCCGACTTATTCAAAACACTCTATTCAGCCATTCAGAAGTCTGGTGACAACGGTTTGAGAATGAAAGAGATCCAAAAATTTCTGAACGTTAAGG AAGAGAAAATATTGGAAGTTATAATCGATGTGCTTGAAGCATTTGGGCGAGCGTTAAAG GTCAATGCTTACAATTCAGTTCACGTGGTTGATTCTCTATATCGATCAAAATATTTCTTGACCAGTATAGATGATCGTGTTGCTCATCATCTCAAATCGCAAAGGAAAACCAAGGACGGTTTGCCTTCACCTCTTAATCTTGATAATCAAAGGGAGAATTTGGCTGCCTCGGAGGATAAGATCAACACAAATGACATTGAAGGACACAGAGtcacaattttaaattgtcCCATAGACGTCACAGATCCTCCTGAAGCTGCTTCAACCAAAGTTACCAGAGTAGAAAATCTTGAATGCTGTAGTACTCATTCAAATAGGATATGTAGACCCCTGTTGCCATGGATGAATGGAGATGGTACTATAAACGAGCTTATATACAACAGGCTTCTTCGCCGTGTTCTTGGTATTGTTGTGCTAAATCCAGGGATATTAGAG GATGAAATTATAAATCGGATGCAAGGTCTAAATCCTCAG AGCTGCAGGCAGCTGCTACAGATGATGATTCTGAATAACCACATAACTACCCGAAAAATGCAGCAGATGACATCTTCTCAGCCTCCCTCCATTTTGGCAAATCTTCTTGGTGATAAATGCAAAAAGTCTAAGCTGGTATGTCGAGTCCATTTCTTTGCGAATCCCTCGACAACAACCTTTTTGTAG
- the LOC121794186 gene encoding uncharacterized protein LOC121794186 isoform X1, translating to MATDSNEYISPKLIRTLNLIVSIQTRSYANPNSPANRNRMDAVVNSALEEICCGAAEGLNLSDLWVKIGPTLAARGLPICPNLKRAVWENLAEIPELNLVASNGASSKLAEALLNYTAEECEQMDVKIVAPEAMRRSFIGLYDVGTSESSLADIQRFILERLAVARNNGIAQNDLTKELQIPANNLCYQFKTLETKGLIVKQPTVIRKNGSIVSTNMLYLARYARHFGSQQRLEITRTDQMLMGGEGADGHNNGILAESVSVKDFIPALKAICDKLEKAEGKVLVVSDIKKDLGYRGPHGHRSWRNICQRLKDTRVVEECRTIIKNKEVDCLRLLQSFSTSLFEPRPHGRGSDDMDIEESQILSKRGLVTEEVVELPILRQVYDMIDAAGSKGLTTTEVCKRLGLCCKEYHKRYFKLLMSIFGVHSLKESHKKGEVFRLWTSCNFKPEASNMTPIEGETVRQGVIESKSPPVNQYLLKDSSQPVKMLDTSMYVGNNNGDNESVNDAAGKTEASNCMTVDECSTGPLVLCNTQSSDVEQCTGVLAEEPLQGSMPVPNFNVPDTHHLALVNSPKRRSHPRSSSLAFHASSSRKEQHILKILEEEKILLKPELHRHLESLETEKNTVMDRKTLERILNKIQKEGNCKCIHVSVPGVTNCGRSRTTEVVLHPSVYNVSSELLTQIHDKMRCFDIQLRKEAYMLQKKSKSVPILDNVQRIPCSVQGQPEHAGLMRANGFVLAKMVRTRLLHTFLWGSVCSSPGWDQALFFSDHSRDLENPHSSCKLFELNLSIRSMPLELFLQVVGSTEKLDVLEECKRGLLLRDLPMEKQNCLIDTRASNRLSYLVDILRRLKLIRLMSKGNAEDGSSSLHTTLTYALEFKPYLEEPTSTVSSSGHLADLRPQIRHDFVLSSKKAVDEYWGTLEYCYAAAKSKAALLAFPGSAVSQIFHPKSWASARVMTAAQRAELLKRIAQDGSKKKLSFKDCEKIAEDLNLTLQQVLRFYDDKRRQYAARPTSSVDAEGEELQAVNRKRTRKRRRSSDRISSKLANEHSGLEAANSLLDPDNQPTVEQGASTATMKDDDDLSQRNSERLSEEDKGVYSFKRALSRLNPARQKKFFWSEEAERQLVIAYARHRAARGVKFHRTEWVSISNLPAPPDACKRRMALLNSFIPFREAVMKLCTILSDQYAKYIEKFQDKMSINADSEEMIRGPASEEAGMLEKWANFDEDIIKVALDDVLRCKRLAKLNAARETFPEQEISVHDDIEDCGQSGQLSSTEQRLRKKLHINTGATILRQIHESVAVANAVELFKLIFLSKSKAPEAPTLLAETLRRYSEHDLCAAFNYLREKKIMIGGGSGQFELSQTFLHSITSTEFPADTGSRAAKLALWLHERENDLVEEGIEAPSDLQCGEVFSLCALLSSGELSITLLLPNEGVGETEDNRPSKRKSDTAEPDGGSPQKLRKTFAGDSEMSSRREKGFASIKLCLKRETIPRIMAIDSLGKVNMYPAPFLGGKDQSNISSALDDIADHASDIIDTGTIDHPTFQLSESQWEAMTDYAKHLFSSCSYEVNSLLLQPDLFKTLYSAIQKSGDNGLRMKEIQKFLNVKEEKILEVIIDVLEAFGRALKVNAYNSVHVVDSLYRSKYFLTSIDDRVAHHLKSQRKTKDGLPSPLNLDNQRENLAASEDKINTNDIEGHRVTILNCPIDVTDPPEAASTKVTRVENLECCSTHSNRICRPLLPWMNGDGTINELIYNRLLRRVLGIVVLNPGILEDEIINRMQGLNPQSCRQLLQMMILNNHITTRKMQQMTSSQPPSILANLLGDKCKKSKLVCRVHFFANPSTTTFL from the exons ATGGCAACAGATAGCAATGAATATATTTCCCCCAAACTGATTCGAACCCTAAACCTAATTGTTTCCATACAAACGCGCTCGTATGCAAATCCCAATTCCCCCGCCAATAGAAACCGCATGGACGCCGTAGTCAACTCAGCACTAGAAGAGATATGCTGCGGAGCAGCTGAGGGGCTCAATCTCAGCGACCTATGGGTGAAAATCGGTCCAACTCTCGCTGCCCGCGGCCTCCCCATCTGCCCGAACTTGAAGCGGGCAGTGTGGGAGAATCTGGCTGAGATACCGGAGCTGAATCTTGTGGCGAGCAACGGCGCCTCGTCCAAGCTCGCTGAGGCCCTACTCAATTATACAGCTGAAGAGTGCGAGCAGATGGATGTCAAAATTGTGGCTCCTGAAGCGATGAGGAGAAGTTTTATCGGACTCTACGATGTTGGAACGTCGGAATCGTCTTTGGCTGACATTCAGCGCTTCATTCTCGAACGCCTCGCTGTTGCCCG GAACAATGGGATTGCTCAGAATGATCTTACCAAGGAATTACAAATTCCTGCTAACAACTTATGCTACCAATTTAAGACACTTGAAACCAAAGGATTGATAGTAAAGCAGCCAACTGTTATTAGGAAGAATGGTAGCATTGTGTCCACGAATATGCTATATCTTGCTCGTTATGCAAGGCATTTCGGTTCTCAGCAGAGGCTTGAAATCACTAGGACAGATCAGATGTTGATGGGTGGGGAGGGTGCAGACGGTCATAATAACGGAATTCTGGCCGAGAGTGTATCTGTCAAAGATTTCATACCAGCACTGAAAGCCATCTGCGACAAACTTGAAAAAGCTGAGGGCAAG GTTCTGGTTGTCTCAGATATAAAAAAAGACCTTGGTTATCGGGGGCCTCATGGTCACAGAAGTTGGAGAAAT ATATGTCAGAGGTTGAAAGATACTCGAGTGGTAGAAGAGTGTCGTACAATAATCAAGAATAAG GAGGTTGATTGTTTACGTCTACTTCAAAGTTTCTCAACATCACTTTTTGAGCCAAGACCTCATGGGCGTGGATCTGATGATATGGACATAGAAGAATCACAAATTTTGTCAAAGAGAGGACTAGTTACTGAAGAAGTTGTAGAGCTTCCCATCTTGCGTCAGGTGTATGACATGATTGATGCTGCAGGGTCAAAAGGAttaaccactacagaa GTATGTAAAAGGCTTGGACTATGCTGTAAGGAGTACCACAAGCGATATTTTAAACTGTTGATGTCTATATTTGGTGTTCATTCTTTAAAGGAAAGCCACAAAAAAGGCGAGGTCTTCCGACTTTGGACATCTTGTAACTTCAAACCAGAAGCATCCAACATGACACCCATTGAAGGAGAAACAGTTCGTCAGGGAGTTATTGAATCTAAATCACCACCTGTGAACCAGTACCTTCTTAAGGATTCATCTCAGCCTGTGAAGATGCTAGATACTTCTATGTATGTAGGGAATAACAATGGAGATAATGAAAGTGTGAATGATGCAGCTGGCAAAACTGAAGCTTCTAACTGTATGACTGTGGATGAATGTTCTACTGGTCCGCTTGTTTTATGCAATACACAGAGTTCTGATGTGGAGCAATGCACTGGGGTACTTGCCGAGGAACCATTGCAGGGAAGTATGCCAGTACCTAACTTTAATGTGCCAGACACACACCATCTTGCTCTTGTAAATTCTCCAAAGCGTCGATCACATCCAAGGTCTTCCAGTCTTGCATTTCATGCATCCAGCTCACGGAAGGAGCAGCATATACTCAAGATTTTGGAG GAGGAGAAAATCCTATTAAAACCTGAGCTCCACAGGCATCTTGAGAGTCTAGAGACGGAAAAGAACACAGTGATGGATAGGAAGACCTTGGAACGTATTCTTAATAAAATTCAGAAAGAAGGAAATTGTAAATGCATCCATGTGAGTGTCCCAGGCGTGACAAATTGTGGTCGCAGCAGGACAACAGAAGTTGTCCTCCATCCTTCAGTTTATAATGTCTCATCTGAATTATTGACTCAAATCCATGATAAGATGAGGTGTTTTGACATCCAACTGCGGAAGGAAGCATATATGCTGCAGAAGAAAAGCAAATCAGTTCCTATATTAGACAATGTGCAGAGAATCCCCTGTAGCGTGCAGGGCCAACCAGAGCATGCAGGATTGATGCGTGCTAATGGATTTGTGCTGGCAAAAATGGTCAGGACAAGGCTTCTTCACACCTTTCTTTGGGGTTCGGTCTGCAGTTCCCCTGGTTGGGATCAAGCTTTATTCTTTAGTGACCATTCTCGTGATTTAGAAAATCCACACAGCTCTTGTAAGTTATTTGAGTTAAATCTATCAATTAGGTCAATGCCACTTGAACTGTTTTTACAAGTAGTTGGATCTACTGAAAAGTTGGATGTGCTCGAGGAGTGTAAAAGAGGCTTGTTACTTCGTGATCTTCCTATGGAAAAACAAAATTGCCTGATAGATACTCGAGCATCTAATCGCTTGTCGTATCTAGTCGACATACTACGGCGTTTGAAG CTCATTCGTCTAATGAGCAAGGGGAATGCAGAAGATGGATCCAGCAGCCTCCACACTACTCTTACTTATGCATTGGAATTTAAGCCTTACCTTGAGGAACCAACATCAACTGTTTCATCATCTGGCCATTTAGCTGATCTGCGCCCTCAAATCAGACATGATTTTGTCCTTTCGAGCAAAAAAGCTGTTGATGAATACTGGGGTACTCTGGAGTATTGTTATGCTGCAGCTAAATCAAAGGCCGCATTACTCGCATTTCCAGGATCTGCAGTTAGTCAG ATATTTCATCCAAAATCATGGGCATCTGCCCGGGTCATGACAGCTGCCCAGCGAGCAGAACTTCTGAAGCGCATAGCTCAAGATGGCTCAAAGAAGAAGCTTTCATTCAAAGACTGTGAGAAGATTGCTGAAGATCTCAATTTGACACTGCAGCAG GTGCTCCGTTTCTATGATGACAAGAGGCGGCAGTATGCTGCTAGACCTACGAGTTCTGTGGATGCTGAAGGTGAAGAGCTTCAGGCAGTCAACAGAAAACGTACACGGAAGAGGAGGCGTTCATCAGACAGAATTTCCTCAAAGCTTGCAAATGAACATTCAGGTCTGGAGGCAGCTAATTCTTTGTTAGATCCAGATAATCAGCCTACTGTAGAACAAGGTGCTTCGACTGCTACTATGAAAGATGATGATGACCTGTCTCAGAGAAATTCTGAAAGGTTGAGTGAAGAAGATAAGGGGGTCTATTCTTTCAAGCGAGCACTATCACGGTTGAACCCAGCGCGACAGAAAAAGTTTTTTTGGTCAGAGGAGGCTGAGAG GCAATTAGTGATTGCATATGCTAGACACCGAGCTGCTCGGGGGGTAAAATTTCACCGTACAGAATGGGTGTCAATTTCAAATCTCCCAGCACCTCCTGATGCGTGCAAAAGAAGAATGGCGTTGTTAAATAGTTTTATCCCTTTCAGAGAGGCTGTTATGAAACTATGCACTATTCTTTCAGACCAATATGCAAAGTACATTGAGAAGTTCCAGGACAAGATGTCGATTAATGCAGATTCTGAAGAGATGATTCGTGGTCCTGCCTCTGAAGAAGCTGGCATGCTTGAGAAATGGGCTAATTTTGATGAGGATATTATTAAGGTTGCATTGGATGATGTCTTAAGATGCAAAAGATTAGCTAAGCTGAATGCTGCTCGAGAAACGTTCCCGGAGCAGGAAATAAGCGTGCATGAT GACATCGAAGATTGTGGTCAGAGTGGTCAATTATCAAGCACCGAGCAACGTCTTAGAAAAAAATTGCATATAAATACGGGTGCAACAATTTTGAGACAGATACATGAATCAGTTGCTGTTGCAAATGCTGTGGAGCTATTTAAGCTCATCTTTCTAAGCAAATCAAAAGCTCCAGAAGCACCAACTTTGCTGGCCGAAACACTACGTCGTTATTCTGAGCATGACCTCTGTGCTGCTTTTAATTActtgagagagaagaaaattATG ATTGGAGGTGGCAGTGGTCAATTTGAATTATCACAGACCTTCTTGCATAGTATCACTTCAACTGAATTTCCCGCTGATACTGGAAGCAGAGCTGCTAAGCTTGCTCTCTGGCTTCATGAGAGAGAAAATGATTTAGTCGAAGAGGGCATTGAAGCTCCATCAGATCTCCAGTGTGGTGAAGTATTCTCTTTATGTGCACTACTATCTTCAGGTGAACTGTCAATTACCCTATTGCTACCCAATGAAGGTGTAGGAGAGACAGAAGATAATAGACCTTCTAAACGTAAAAGTGATACCGCAGAGCCTGATGGTGGATCAccacaaaaattaagaaaaacatTTGCTGGGGACAGTGAGATGAGTTCTCGGAGAGAAAAAGGCTTTGCCAGCATAAAGTTATGCTTGAAACGTGAAACAATTCCAAGAATAATGGCCATCGACTCGCTCGGAAAGGTGAACATGTATCCAGCCCCATTTCTTGGTGGAAAAGATCAAAGCAATATTTCGTCTGCTTTGGATGACATTGCTGATCATGCAAGTGATATTATTGATACTGGGACGATAGATCATCCCACTTTCCAGCTTAGTGAATCTCAATGGGAAGCTATGACGGACTATGCCAAGCATCTATTTTCTTCATGTTCTTATGAAGTAAATAGTCTGTTGCTTCAACCCGACTTATTCAAAACACTCTATTCAGCCATTCAGAAGTCTGGTGACAACGGTTTGAGAATGAAAGAGATCCAAAAATTTCTGAACGTTAAGG AAGAGAAAATATTGGAAGTTATAATCGATGTGCTTGAAGCATTTGGGCGAGCGTTAAAG GTCAATGCTTACAATTCAGTTCACGTGGTTGATTCTCTATATCGATCAAAATATTTCTTGACCAGTATAGATGATCGTGTTGCTCATCATCTCAAATCGCAAAGGAAAACCAAGGACGGTTTGCCTTCACCTCTTAATCTTGATAATCAAAGGGAGAATTTGGCTGCCTCGGAGGATAAGATCAACACAAATGACATTGAAGGACACAGAGtcacaattttaaattgtcCCATAGACGTCACAGATCCTCCTGAAGCTGCTTCAACCAAAGTTACCAGAGTAGAAAATCTTGAATGCTGTAGTACTCATTCAAATAGGATATGTAGACCCCTGTTGCCATGGATGAATGGAGATGGTACTATAAACGAGCTTATATACAACAGGCTTCTTCGCCGTGTTCTTGGTATTGTTGTGCTAAATCCAGGGATATTAGAG GATGAAATTATAAATCGGATGCAAGGTCTAAATCCTCAG AGCTGCAGGCAGCTGCTACAGATGATGATTCTGAATAACCACATAACTACCCGAAAAATGCAGCAGATGACATCTTCTCAGCCTCCCTCCATTTTGGCAAATCTTCTTGGTGATAAATGCAAAAAGTCTAAGCTGGTATGTCGAGTCCATTTCTTTGCGAATCCCTCGACAACAACCTTTTTGTAG